The following are encoded in a window of Flavobacterium sp. WC2421 genomic DNA:
- a CDS encoding cbb3-type cytochrome c oxidase subunit I — protein sequence MSAEGHDHGHDHEHEHHHKDTFITKYIFSIDHKMIAKQYLITGIIMGIIGVSMSMLFRMQLAWPEESFKIFNILLGDKWAPNGVMANDIYLSLVTIHGTIMVFFVLTAGLSGTFSNLLIPLQIGARDMASGFMNMISYWLFFLSSVIMIGSLFVESGPANAGWTIYPPLSALPQAISGSGLGMTLWLVSMAIFIASSLMGSLNYVVTVINLRTKGMSMTRLPLTIWAFFVTAIIGIVSFPVLLSAALLLIFDRSFGTSFFLSDIYIAGEVLHYQGGSPVLFEHLFWFLGHPEVYIVLLPALGITSEVIATNSRKPIFGYRAMIMSILAIAFLSTIVWGHHMFISGMNPFLGSVFTFTTLLIAIPSAVKAFNYITTLWKGNLQLNPAMLFSIGLVSTFITGGLTGIILGDSTLDINVHDTYFVVAHFHLVMGISALYGMFAGIYHWFPKMFGRMLNKNLGYVHFWVTAVCAYGVFFPMHFIGLAGLPRRYYTNTNFPLFDDLQNVNVLITTFALIGGAFQLVFLYNFFSSIFYGKKAVQNPWKSNTLEWTAPVEHMHGNWPGEIPEVHRWPYDYSNPSHDEDFVPQNIPMKPGEEVLHH from the coding sequence ATGTCAGCAGAAGGTCACGATCACGGACACGATCACGAACACGAACATCATCATAAAGACACTTTCATTACTAAATACATTTTTAGTATTGATCATAAAATGATTGCTAAACAATACCTTATTACTGGTATTATTATGGGAATTATTGGAGTTAGTATGTCAATGCTTTTTAGAATGCAATTAGCATGGCCAGAGGAGTCTTTTAAAATATTTAATATATTATTAGGAGACAAATGGGCTCCCAATGGTGTAATGGCTAACGATATTTATTTGTCTTTAGTTACTATTCATGGAACTATAATGGTATTTTTTGTACTTACCGCTGGGTTAAGTGGAACTTTTAGTAATTTATTGATTCCACTTCAAATTGGTGCTAGAGATATGGCTTCTGGTTTTATGAATATGATTTCTTATTGGTTATTCTTTTTGTCTAGCGTAATCATGATTGGGTCTCTTTTTGTAGAATCAGGTCCTGCTAATGCTGGTTGGACAATCTACCCTCCTTTAAGTGCATTGCCTCAGGCTATTTCAGGTTCTGGTTTAGGTATGACTTTATGGTTAGTTTCAATGGCTATATTTATTGCATCTTCTTTAATGGGATCTTTGAATTATGTAGTTACAGTAATTAATTTGAGAACAAAAGGAATGTCTATGACTAGACTACCTTTAACTATATGGGCATTTTTTGTAACCGCTATTATTGGTATCGTTTCATTTCCTGTTCTTTTATCAGCTGCTTTATTATTGATTTTTGATAGAAGTTTTGGTACTTCTTTCTTCTTGTCTGATATATATATTGCTGGTGAAGTATTACATTATCAAGGTGGTTCTCCAGTATTGTTCGAACACTTGTTTTGGTTTTTAGGACATCCTGAGGTTTATATCGTTTTGCTACCTGCATTGGGTATTACTTCTGAAGTTATTGCTACGAATTCACGTAAACCTATTTTTGGTTATAGAGCGATGATTATGTCAATTTTAGCTATTGCATTTTTATCAACTATTGTTTGGGGTCACCATATGTTTATCTCAGGAATGAATCCCTTTCTAGGTTCTGTATTTACCTTTACAACTCTATTGATTGCAATACCATCTGCCGTTAAAGCTTTTAACTACATTACCACTCTTTGGAAAGGTAATCTACAATTAAATCCAGCAATGTTATTCTCTATCGGATTAGTTTCTACTTTTATTACTGGTGGATTGACTGGAATTATATTAGGAGATAGTACATTAGATATTAATGTTCACGATACTTATTTTGTTGTAGCGCACTTTCACTTAGTAATGGGTATTTCTGCTCTTTATGGTATGTTTGCGGGAATCTATCACTGGTTTCCTAAGATGTTTGGAAGAATGCTTAACAAAAACTTAGGGTATGTTCACTTTTGGGTAACTGCGGTTTGTGCGTACGGTGTTTTCTTTCCAATGCACTTTATTGGACTAGCTGGTTTACCAAGACGCTATTATACAAATACTAATTTTCCTTTATTTGATGATTTACAAAACGTAAATGTATTGATTACTACTTTCGCATTAATTGGTGGAGCTTTTCAATTGGTATTTTTGTATAACTTTTTTAGCAGTATTTTCTACGGTAAGAAAGCGGTACAAAACCCTTGGAAATCTAATACTCTTGAATGGACAGCACCTGTAGAACATATGCATGGGAACTGGCCTGGAGAAATTCCTGAAGTTCATAGATGGCCATATGATTATAGTAACCCAAGTCATGACGAAGATTTTGTTCCTCAAAATATTCCAATGAAACCAGGTGAAGAAGTTTTACATCACTAG
- a CDS encoding quinol:cytochrome C oxidoreductase, which produces MYTFSSKLKTFSLVLMAIGLLGIGYGFLNAPKDIQEVEKILASESHEGHGEVKHESADEAHAVKASHEEVKDTNEATEHKEHLTHVLHQLQNKPWAALYVACIFFMLLSMGVLAFYAIQQVALAGWSPVLFRVMQGITAYLPVGSVIFFVILILCGLHFNHLFAWLVEGVTDPTSPNFDKIIAGKSGYLNFPFWIVRAAVFLIGWNLYRFYSRKNCLAQDEATDDAFYKKNFNITAGFLVFFIVTESIMSWDWIMSIDPHWSSTLFGWYVFASFFVSGITMIAMVTLYLKSRGYLEYVNTSHIHDLAKFMFGISVFWTYLWFSQFMLIWYANIPEEITYFVTRIQLYNLPFFGAVVMNFVFPILILVNTDFKRITWILVMAGVVILTGHYIDFFNMIMPGTVGDKWFIGISEIASVLFFLGLFIYVVFTALTKAPLLPKRNPYIEESKHFHY; this is translated from the coding sequence ATGTATACATTTTCAAGTAAATTAAAAACTTTTTCTCTCGTCTTAATGGCTATTGGTCTTTTAGGAATTGGATATGGTTTTTTAAATGCACCTAAAGATATTCAAGAAGTGGAGAAAATTCTTGCTTCTGAAAGCCATGAAGGTCATGGTGAGGTTAAGCATGAATCAGCTGATGAAGCTCATGCTGTTAAAGCTTCTCATGAAGAAGTTAAAGATACAAATGAAGCTACAGAGCATAAAGAGCACTTAACTCATGTTTTGCATCAATTGCAAAATAAGCCTTGGGCAGCATTATATGTAGCTTGTATTTTCTTTATGTTGCTTTCAATGGGAGTATTAGCTTTTTATGCAATTCAGCAAGTTGCATTAGCAGGTTGGTCTCCAGTTTTGTTTAGAGTAATGCAAGGAATCACAGCTTATTTGCCTGTAGGTTCAGTTATATTCTTTGTTATCTTGATTCTTTGTGGTCTTCATTTTAATCATCTATTTGCTTGGTTAGTTGAAGGTGTTACAGATCCTACTAGTCCTAATTTTGATAAAATTATTGCTGGTAAGTCAGGATATTTAAACTTTCCTTTTTGGATTGTTAGAGCCGCAGTATTTTTGATTGGATGGAATCTTTACAGGTTTTATTCAAGAAAGAATTGTTTAGCTCAAGATGAAGCAACAGATGATGCTTTCTACAAAAAGAATTTTAACATAACGGCTGGTTTTTTAGTATTCTTTATCGTTACTGAATCAATTATGTCGTGGGATTGGATTATGTCAATAGATCCTCACTGGTCTAGTACTTTATTTGGATGGTATGTTTTTGCTAGTTTCTTCGTAAGTGGTATCACAATGATTGCGATGGTTACTTTGTATTTGAAATCAAGAGGGTATTTAGAATATGTAAATACAAGTCATATCCATGATTTAGCTAAATTTATGTTTGGGATTAGTGTTTTCTGGACTTACCTTTGGTTCTCTCAATTTATGTTGATTTGGTATGCTAATATTCCTGAAGAGATTACTTATTTCGTAACTAGAATACAATTATATAATTTGCCCTTTTTTGGTGCTGTTGTTATGAATTTTGTATTCCCAATACTAATTTTAGTAAATACAGATTTCAAAAGAATTACTTGGATACTTGTTATGGCAGGGGTAGTAATATTAACTGGACATTATATTGACTTTTTTAATATGATTATGCCAGGAACAGTAGGTGATAAGTGGTTTATTGGAATATCAGAAATTGCTTCTGTACTTTTCTTCTTAGGTTTATTTATTTATGTTGTTTTTACAGCATTGACTAAAGCGCCTTTATTGCCAAAAAGAAATCCTTACATCGAAGAGAGTAAACATTTTCATTATTAA
- the nrfD gene encoding NrfD/PsrC family molybdoenzyme membrane anchor subunit encodes MSSHYEATIRKPLVIGDKSYHDVTVDIAAPVEGKANKHWWIVFTIALIAFLWGVSCIIYTVSTGIGTWGLNKTVGWAWDITNFVWWVGIGHAGTLISAVLLLFRQRWRMAINRSAEAMTIFSVIQAGLFPIIHMGRPWLAYWVLPIPNQFGSLWVNFNSPLLWDVFAISTYLSVSLVFWWTGLLPDFAMLRDRAITPFNKKIYSILSFGWSGRAKDWQRFEEVSLVLAGLATPLVLSVHTIVSMDFATSVIPGWHTTIFPPYFVAGAVFSGFAMVNTLLIIMRKVSNLEAYITIQHIELMNIVIMITGSIVGVAYITELFIAWYSGVEYEQYAFLNRATGPYWWAYWSMMTCNVFSPQFMWFKKLRTSIMFSFIISIVVNIGMWFERFVIIVTSLHRDYLPSSWTMFSPTFVDIGIFIGTIGFFFVLFLLYSRTFPVIAQAEVKTILKGTGDNYKREREANKDSHHE; translated from the coding sequence ATGTCGTCTCACTACGAAGCAACCATTAGAAAACCCTTAGTTATAGGTGATAAATCTTATCACGACGTAACAGTAGACATAGCTGCACCTGTTGAAGGAAAAGCTAACAAGCATTGGTGGATTGTATTTACAATCGCATTAATAGCCTTCCTTTGGGGAGTGAGCTGTATAATTTACACCGTGTCTACAGGTATAGGAACATGGGGATTAAATAAAACTGTTGGATGGGCATGGGATATCACGAACTTCGTTTGGTGGGTTGGTATTGGTCACGCAGGAACATTAATATCTGCAGTTCTATTATTATTCCGTCAACGATGGAGAATGGCAATTAACCGTTCTGCAGAAGCTATGACAATCTTTTCTGTTATTCAAGCAGGTTTATTTCCAATTATTCACATGGGTCGCCCTTGGTTGGCCTATTGGGTATTGCCAATTCCAAATCAATTTGGCTCACTATGGGTGAATTTTAACTCTCCTTTACTTTGGGATGTATTTGCAATATCAACTTACTTATCAGTATCGCTTGTTTTTTGGTGGACTGGTTTATTACCCGATTTTGCAATGCTTAGAGATAGAGCAATAACTCCTTTTAATAAAAAGATATATTCTATCTTGAGTTTTGGATGGAGTGGTAGAGCTAAAGACTGGCAACGTTTTGAAGAAGTATCTTTGGTTCTTGCAGGCTTAGCAACTCCACTTGTACTTTCTGTACATACTATTGTATCGATGGACTTTGCTACTTCTGTTATACCAGGATGGCATACTACTATTTTCCCTCCTTACTTTGTTGCAGGAGCAGTTTTTTCAGGATTTGCAATGGTAAATACTTTGCTTATTATCATGAGAAAAGTTTCTAATCTTGAAGCTTACATTACTATACAGCATATTGAGTTGATGAATATCGTAATTATGATTACGGGTTCTATAGTCGGGGTTGCTTATATAACTGAGCTGTTTATCGCATGGTATTCAGGAGTTGAGTATGAACAATACGCCTTCTTGAATAGAGCTACTGGACCTTACTGGTGGGCTTACTGGTCGATGATGACATGTAATGTTTTTTCACCTCAGTTTATGTGGTTTAAAAAATTAAGAACAAGTATTATGTTTTCTTTTATCATATCTATTGTTGTAAACATAGGTATGTGGTTTGAAAGATTTGTAATTATTGTTACTTCTTTACATAGAGATTATTTACCATCTTCATGGACTATGTTTTCTCCTACGTTTGTTGATATTGGAATTTTCATTGGAACAATAGGTTTCTTCTTTGTATTATTTTTGTTATATTCTAGAACTTTCCCAGTTATAGCTCAAGCAGAGGTGAAAACAATATTAAAAGGAACAGGAGATAATTACAAAAGAGAAAGAGAAGCAAATAAAGATTCACATCATGAGTAA
- a CDS encoding DUF3341 domain-containing protein — protein sequence MSNKVIYAIYNDDDILMDAVKQTRAAHHHIEEVFTPFPVHGLDKAMGLAPTRLAICAFMYGCVGITVATTMMNYIMIQDWPQDIGGKPSFSFIQNMPAFVPIMFEMTVFFAAHLMVVTFYMRSKIWPFKKAENPDVRTTDDHFLMEVAVNNNEEELVSFFKNTGAVEVKVIEKH from the coding sequence ATGAGTAATAAAGTAATATACGCCATTTATAATGACGATGATATATTGATGGATGCGGTTAAACAAACCAGAGCAGCTCATCATCATATTGAAGAAGTTTTTACTCCATTTCCGGTTCACGGTTTGGATAAAGCGATGGGGCTTGCTCCAACAAGATTAGCTATTTGTGCTTTCATGTACGGTTGTGTTGGTATAACAGTAGCAACAACAATGATGAATTATATAATGATTCAAGATTGGCCTCAGGATATCGGAGGTAAACCAAGTTTTAGTTTCATTCAAAATATGCCTGCATTTGTACCTATTATGTTTGAAATGACTGTGTTTTTTGCAGCGCATTTAATGGTAGTTACTTTTTATATGAGAAGTAAAATATGGCCTTTCAAAAAAGCTGAAAATCCAGATGTTAGAACAACAGATGATCATTTTTTAATGGAAGTTGCAGTGAATAATAATGAAGAGGAATTAGTTTCTTTTTTCAAGAATACAGGAGCTGTAGAAGTTAAAGTAATAGAAAAGCATTAA
- a CDS encoding TAT-variant-translocated molybdopterin oxidoreductase, with amino-acid sequence MSSNKKYWKSVEELENSSIVETLRNNEFVEEIPTEDFLGNNDAMSSSSTSRRDFLKYVGFSTAAATLAACEGPVNKSIPYVLQPEQIIPGVADYYATSVFDGFDFANLLVKTREGRPIKIDNNTISGAKFAANARIHASILSLYDSMRLKEPKSKGKSATWSAVDADIKASLAEAKANGSQVVLLTNTLASPSTEKLIGEFIALNPTAKHVVYDAVSSSEALDAFESVYGERALVDYDFSKSSLIVSVGADFLGDWQGGGYDSSYAQGRIPKSGKMSRHFQLEANMTLSGAAADKRLAMSTANQKQALVHIYNVITGSSVAVNLDDKFKAEVSKAAQQLKAAGSNGVLVSGIQDKNAQLLVLAINQALSSEAFITSGTRQIRKGSNEKVAQLVSDMNAGSVHTLIMSGVNPIYTLADSGLFAEGLKKVKTSVSLSLKEDETASVTTIAMPVPHYLESWGDLSLTKGTYSLTQPTIRPLFDTKQFQDVLMSLNGMSGTYYDYLKATSASVIAGASWNKVLHDGVYVGDSQSLSGGSADYSAAANALAKSKAGAGFELVLYTKTGMGDGQQANNPWLQEFPDPITRVSWDNYVTVSNADAKQLLMTNEIVANGGLNGSYATITTADGLKLDNVPVIVQPGQAVGTIGLALGYGRKAALKEEMQVGLNAYALYKGFNDVQSVSLVKANGEHEFACVQGQKTLMGRGDIIKETTLEIFNTKDAKFWNEVPMVSLDHEEVEATKVDLWDSFDRSVGHHFNLSIDLNACTGCGACVIACHAENNVPVVGKSEVRRSRDMHWLRIDRYYSSESTFAGDNERKENIAGLSSSLSTFNEMEKAGDNPQVSFQPVMCQHCNHAPCETVCPVAATSHGRQGQNMMAYNRCVGTRYCANNCPYKVRRFNWFLYNKNSEFDYHMNDDLGRMVLNPDVNVRSRGVMEKCSMCIQMTQATILSAKREGRAIVDGEFQTACSNACSTGAMAFGDVNDTESQIAKLAADDRMYHLLEHVGTKPNVIYHVKVRNT; translated from the coding sequence ATGTCATCAAACAAAAAATACTGGAAAAGTGTTGAGGAACTAGAAAATAGTTCTATTGTTGAGACGCTTAGAAATAACGAATTTGTTGAAGAAATTCCTACTGAAGATTTTTTAGGAAATAATGATGCAATGTCATCTTCTTCAACATCACGTCGTGATTTTTTAAAGTACGTTGGGTTTAGTACTGCTGCAGCCACGCTTGCGGCATGCGAAGGTCCTGTGAACAAGTCGATTCCTTATGTATTGCAGCCAGAGCAAATCATTCCTGGAGTAGCTGATTATTATGCTACTTCTGTTTTTGATGGTTTTGATTTTGCAAATCTACTTGTTAAAACACGTGAAGGGCGTCCTATTAAAATAGATAATAATACTATTTCAGGAGCTAAATTTGCTGCTAATGCTAGAATTCATGCGTCTATATTATCTTTATATGATAGTATGCGTTTGAAAGAGCCTAAGTCAAAAGGTAAAAGTGCTACTTGGTCTGCAGTTGATGCAGATATAAAAGCAAGTTTGGCTGAAGCTAAAGCAAATGGTAGTCAGGTAGTATTGTTAACTAATACTTTAGCTAGCCCGTCCACTGAAAAATTAATTGGAGAATTTATTGCGTTAAATCCTACTGCTAAGCATGTGGTTTATGATGCTGTTTCTTCATCTGAAGCTTTAGATGCTTTTGAGTCCGTTTATGGTGAAAGAGCTTTAGTTGATTATGATTTTTCAAAATCATCGCTAATTGTTTCTGTTGGTGCGGATTTCTTAGGAGATTGGCAAGGTGGAGGATATGATTCTAGTTATGCACAAGGTAGGATTCCTAAAAGTGGAAAAATGTCTCGTCACTTTCAATTAGAAGCTAATATGACTTTGTCTGGTGCTGCTGCTGATAAGCGTTTGGCTATGTCAACTGCAAATCAAAAACAAGCGTTAGTACATATATATAATGTTATTACTGGTTCTTCTGTAGCGGTAAATTTAGATGATAAATTTAAAGCTGAAGTTAGTAAAGCGGCTCAACAGTTGAAAGCTGCTGGGTCAAATGGAGTTTTAGTTTCTGGTATTCAAGATAAAAATGCTCAATTGTTAGTTTTAGCAATTAATCAAGCTTTATCAAGTGAAGCTTTTATAACTTCTGGAACAAGACAAATTAGAAAAGGGTCTAATGAAAAAGTGGCTCAGTTAGTAAGTGACATGAATGCGGGTAGTGTTCATACCTTAATAATGAGTGGTGTTAACCCAATATATACTTTGGCCGATTCAGGTTTATTCGCTGAAGGTCTTAAGAAAGTTAAAACGTCAGTTTCTTTATCTTTGAAAGAAGATGAAACTGCTTCTGTAACTACTATTGCTATGCCAGTTCCTCATTATTTGGAATCATGGGGTGATTTAAGTTTGACAAAAGGAACTTATAGTTTAACGCAACCAACAATTCGTCCTTTATTTGATACAAAACAATTTCAAGATGTTTTAATGTCTTTGAATGGAATGTCAGGTACTTATTACGATTACTTAAAAGCAACTTCTGCTTCAGTTATTGCAGGTGCTTCTTGGAATAAAGTGTTGCATGATGGTGTTTATGTTGGAGATTCTCAATCTTTATCTGGAGGTTCTGCTGATTATTCTGCTGCTGCAAATGCTTTAGCAAAATCAAAAGCTGGTGCTGGATTTGAATTGGTACTGTATACTAAAACAGGTATGGGTGATGGGCAACAGGCTAATAACCCTTGGTTACAAGAGTTTCCTGATCCAATTACAAGAGTGTCATGGGATAATTATGTTACTGTTTCTAATGCAGATGCAAAACAATTGTTGATGACTAATGAAATCGTTGCTAATGGTGGTTTGAATGGTAGTTATGCTACAATTACTACTGCTGACGGTTTAAAATTAGATAATGTGCCAGTTATTGTTCAGCCAGGTCAAGCTGTAGGAACTATTGGATTGGCATTAGGTTATGGTCGTAAAGCGGCTTTGAAAGAAGAAATGCAAGTAGGTTTAAATGCTTACGCTTTATATAAAGGTTTTAATGATGTACAATCTGTTAGTTTAGTTAAAGCTAATGGAGAACATGAGTTTGCTTGTGTTCAAGGTCAAAAAACATTAATGGGTAGAGGGGATATCATCAAGGAAACTACCTTGGAAATCTTCAATACTAAAGATGCTAAATTTTGGAATGAAGTACCTATGGTATCTTTAGACCATGAAGAAGTAGAGGCTACAAAAGTTGATTTATGGGATTCATTTGATCGTTCAGTTGGACATCATTTTAATCTTTCAATTGATTTAAATGCTTGTACTGGATGTGGGGCTTGTGTAATAGCATGTCACGCTGAGAATAATGTGCCAGTTGTAGGTAAGTCTGAAGTAAGAAGAAGTCGTGATATGCACTGGTTGCGTATCGATAGATATTACTCTTCTGAAAGTACTTTTGCAGGTGATAATGAAAGAAAAGAGAATATAGCTGGTTTGTCTAGTTCTTTGTCTACTTTTAATGAAATGGAAAAAGCAGGAGATAATCCTCAAGTTTCTTTTCAACCTGTAATGTGTCAACATTGTAATCACGCACCTTGTGAAACAGTTTGTCCTGTTGCTGCGACTTCTCATGGTCGTCAAGGTCAAAACATGATGGCTTATAATAGATGTGTTGGTACTCGTTATTGTGCTAATAACTGTCCTTATAAAGTACGTCGTTTTAACTGGTTCTTGTATAACAAAAACAGTGAATTTGATTATCATATGAATGATGATTTAGGACGTATGGTTTTAAATCCTGATGTAAATGTTCGTTCTCGTGGAGTAATGGAAAAATGTTCAATGTGTATTCAAATGACACAAGCGACAATTTTAAGTGCGAAGAGAGAAGGTAGAGCTATTGTTGATGGAGAATTTCAAACGGCGTGTTCAAATGCTTGTTCTACTGGAGCAATGGCTTTTGGAGATGTTAATGATACAGAAAGTCAAATTGCTAAATTAGCTGCTGATGATAGAATGTATCATTTATTAGAGCATGTTGGGACAAAACCTAATGTTATCTATCACGTTAAAGTTAGAAATACCTAG
- a CDS encoding cytochrome c oxidase subunit II, translating into MTSLLVIIVLVLLAVALWQLTKIFDLTQVGSDSDSSQVASDNDNNVQGYLMFGFLAFIYIFTIYGLFQWGPLVLHTPASAHGGQVDNLMNITWVLIFIVQAITQVLLHYFAFKYRGKKDQKALYFADNNKLEAIWSVIPAIVLAGLILYGLYAWTNIMFIDDEDDTVVVELYAQQFKWTARIAGEDNVLGKANVRYIEGINTLGVDLADPYSQDDIVVSELHIPKGKKIHFKMRSQDVLHSAYMPYFRAQMNCVPGMVTEFAFEPIYTTAEYRELPYMVEKVSNINALRAKKSIALVAKGETALDPYSFDYLLLCNKICGASHYNMQMKIIVDTPEDYKKWLSEQAILVQQVKEANTPAPVEGAISTDSLKSKDTAAVSKIAMK; encoded by the coding sequence ATGACAAGTTTGTTGGTAATTATAGTTTTAGTTTTATTAGCTGTTGCTTTATGGCAATTGACTAAAATATTTGATCTTACGCAAGTAGGTTCTGATTCAGACAGTTCTCAGGTAGCTTCTGATAATGATAATAATGTTCAAGGTTATTTGATGTTTGGCTTTTTAGCTTTCATATATATATTTACTATATATGGTTTGTTTCAATGGGGACCTTTAGTTCTTCATACACCAGCATCAGCACATGGAGGTCAGGTTGATAACTTGATGAATATTACTTGGGTTTTAATTTTTATTGTTCAGGCAATAACACAAGTTTTATTACATTATTTTGCCTTTAAATATAGAGGTAAAAAAGATCAAAAAGCATTGTATTTTGCTGATAATAATAAATTAGAAGCGATTTGGAGTGTAATTCCTGCAATTGTTTTAGCTGGATTAATTCTTTACGGATTATATGCTTGGACAAATATTATGTTCATCGATGACGAAGATGATACAGTTGTAGTAGAATTATATGCACAACAATTTAAATGGACAGCTAGAATTGCAGGAGAAGATAATGTTCTTGGAAAAGCAAATGTTAGATACATTGAGGGAATTAATACGTTAGGTGTTGATCTTGCAGATCCTTATTCTCAAGATGATATTGTGGTTTCTGAATTACATATTCCTAAAGGAAAAAAGATTCATTTTAAAATGAGATCTCAAGATGTATTGCATTCAGCTTATATGCCTTACTTTAGAGCGCAAATGAATTGTGTTCCTGGAATGGTTACAGAATTTGCTTTTGAACCAATTTATACTACAGCTGAATATAGAGAATTACCTTATATGGTAGAAAAGGTTTCTAATATTAATGCTTTAAGAGCTAAGAAAAGTATTGCTTTAGTTGCAAAAGGAGAAACTGCTCTTGATCCTTATTCATTTGATTATTTGCTTCTTTGTAACAAAATTTGTGGTGCATCTCACTATAATATGCAAATGAAAATTATTGTTGATACTCCAGAAGACTATAAAAAATGGTTGTCTGAGCAAGCAATTTTAGTACAACAAGTAAAAGAAGCTAATACACCAGCTCCTGTTGAAGGTGCAATAAGTACAGATTCTTTAAAATCAAAAGATACAGCAGCTGTTTCTAAAATAGCTATGAAATAA
- a CDS encoding cytochrome c — MKTIYKITLLFGITILVTSCHNNSAPNYQYFPNMYESVGYETYSESNAFNNGKEGQLPVAGTINRGFEPFAYENTTADYELAKANLKSPLDSLDRNSGKGKELFEIYCISCHGAAGNGKGKLVEREKFLGVPSYKDRVITEGSIFFVETYGLNAMGSHANQLSAHERWLVADYVLKLKSQL; from the coding sequence ATGAAAACGATATATAAAATAACACTATTATTTGGCATCACTATATTAGTAACGTCTTGTCATAATAATTCCGCACCAAACTATCAGTATTTTCCAAATATGTACGAGTCTGTTGGGTATGAAACATATTCAGAGTCTAATGCATTCAATAATGGTAAAGAGGGACAACTTCCAGTAGCTGGTACTATAAATAGAGGTTTTGAGCCTTTTGCTTATGAGAATACAACTGCTGATTATGAACTAGCTAAAGCTAACCTTAAATCTCCATTAGATTCTTTAGATAGAAATTCTGGAAAAGGTAAAGAACTTTTTGAAATTTACTGTATTAGTTGTCATGGTGCAGCTGGAAATGGTAAAGGTAAATTAGTTGAAAGAGAAAAATTTCTTGGAGTGCCTAGTTATAAAGATAGGGTTATCACAGAAGGGAGTATTTTTTTTGTTGAAACTTATGGTTTAAATGCAATGGGGTCTCATGCTAATCAATTAAGCGCTCATGAGCGATGGTTAGTTGCTGACTATGTTTTAAAACTAAAAAGCCAATTATAA